The Labeo rohita strain BAU-BD-2019 chromosome 10, IGBB_LRoh.1.0, whole genome shotgun sequence genomic interval tttgaacagaatgaagatgtgtacatttttcttattttgcctaaatatcatatttagttttcatttactACGGCACTTCAGAAGctataaaatatacttacatgtttcccagaagacagaGTAAGTTAAATTTCCCCTgaccttcaaattcaaaagttttttttaccccctggctcttaatgcatcgtgtttccttctggagcatcagtgagcgtttgaagcttctgtaatagtcgcatatgggtccctcagttgtcttcagtgtgaaaagatggatctcaaaatcatacagtcattgctggaaagggttaaaatacacaaaaatgctggaaaaccaaagaaattgtgggacctgaaggatttttctgaagaacagcagacagtttaactgttcaggacaaacaaggaactcatgaacaactatcactaaacagcaaaacacagatcattcaggtaacaatacagtattaagaatcaagcgtatgtgaacttttgaacagggtcatttttataaattcacattttctcttatggactataatgtaaacatattttatgtaaaatatctttttcaggttagtactaaataaaaaataacatgcattttgtataatcccttttgttttggtaaaataattaacattttgcaaggtgtgtaaactttacaaacaaacatttgtagACAAAGGCCTTATGGAAACGTCCccatgtgacaactagcccccgTTAGAggttaatatgaaataaaaggcaacatatttaatatgcatAATTATGAGTCAGCTTAATTCTATTCGATTAAAACGTGATTATAAAGAAGTGCTTTTTCAGCAGGTTCATGCAGCAGGTCGGATCCATAATTAACCCGCAGTGATCCTGACTTAATTACTGTCACCTGATGAGCAATTAACTTCCTCTTTAAACGTTCACAGGGCGCAAACTCatgctttcttttcttttgctgtCCTAGAAGCAGCCCTGAGATTTATTTCTGGTGAGAATATAAAACGCGTTTCTGAATAATTCACATtaacatactatatatatatttacatactgtGCGTGTAATTAAAACACACTTACTTGTATGTGtctttcagttttttgtttttgtttcaaaatgaGCAAAACAGAGAAACCTTTATCCACTCTTTGGGGTAAGTGCACTTTCATGTCTTCAGGAAAAAATATGACTTCAAACCTAAGGTTACCGTTGTTCGACCGTTGTTTTAGGTTGTGAACTCAACGAATCTAATAAAGAAGAGTCCTTCAAGACGGATGATACGAACCATCAACACCAGCTGGCACTGAGAACGGTTGGTTAAGTGATTATCGAGGTAAACGTGACTTTTAATCGGTGTTTAACCAGGTAATATTTGATTTGAAGATGTGTCTGGGTCACACCGCCAAAGATGAGTTCAATATCGTCGAGTTGGTCACTGGTGAGGGCAACAGCAGCGCGAAAGCGGTTCCCATAGCAACACTTCACGCTAAATCTATGCCTACGGTAAGAAATATTCGTTTGTGgtataaattattacattttattgacttGTATTATTTTACCTTGAGTCTGTATTGAAATGTTTGCTCACTAGTAGCATTTTCGCTAGTAGTGGATATTATATATAGTCTctatccactttatttttcccgtaaaggcgggcacggccatttgtaaactTTTATAGGTGTGACTTCTGGTCTCATCAGCGTCCAGctttttttagctgtacaaaacggctggttttgctgcttgatatagcaaattggtgtgttttactatattatgttaattatgaaaacaatggtttgtagtgcaaacagttttaccgtttactgcacgttgttattcttatttCCCTATGGTGGTTAATCAACCGGAAGTCTGGCCCATTTCTTTCATGTTGAAGAATATGGTGGATACAGACCCCAGTTACCCATTTCAATTGAAAGCATTTAACCTTCAGGTGCTGATTGGGtctactgttttttaaaaaaaaaaaaaaaaaaaatgcagaaaagtactttaaattttatatgaaatgtatgttttccaaaacatgttttacCTTAAAACTGCATGAAAATCAAAGCTATAAGTCCAAGCtagttgtgttccaaatttgaggttgatgccacaaaaaaaagagctttccgtaagattttgtttgggcgcTGTCCCAAATGTTTTTGCTAGGTGAAACTTGCTTCCCGTTGAAATTGTAGTAGGCTTTTTTCAAAGTTTGAAGTTTGTGGAAAAAATAATCACACATTGTGTGCAGTCAAAAcgcacactatatatatatatatatatatatatatatatatatatatatatatatatatatatatatatatatatatatatatatatatatatatatatataatattatattgtatattatattaattttttttttttttgcgctatCAACCTCGAATTTGGAACATGGCTTGCAAGAATTAATTTTTCAtgctattttggtaaaacatgttttggggaaaaattatatttcatttacagctgtattttattcattcattcattgatttatttaactCGCTTTAACGCTTTTCAGTTCAACAATCTAAAGTGTCATCTTAAAAAAGAGACCAAactgttttaaagtatttatgaTTTACATTAGTCCAAACtggaaatgtaattttcagGCAACAGCAAATATGTAGATCACCACAATTTTGGTACCATAAAATcccttaaaaatgcaaaatgataAACCTTCTTGAACTAAAatgctgtatgttttgttaaaattatttgatgACCACGTGAGCagccccagagggttaaagaatatttttaatctgttttgaGTCTTCTATGGTTTTCTTTGACTAGAGCCACAGTAATCACGTTTTACCTTCACAAGTCTGTGTACCTCATGAGATTTCATTCTCCATCAGGTCAACCTGTCTGGATTGGATCTTCATCCGCCCGTGACCTTTCGCCTGAAGCACGGCTCTGGGCCGGTGTACGTCGGAGCGGAACATGTGGCCCGTGAGTGGTCATTTCAGCTCTATTTTTAGCTACTATCTGTGGTTCCTGTTTAAATCAATGGGTCTTGTGCCAAAATCTCTCCCAGTGGAGGAGTACTCTGACGATGAAGAGATGGATGAAGAGATGGATGAGGAGGtagaagaagaggaggaagatATTGAAGAATCACCGGTTAAGAAAGTCACAAAAAATGGTGCTGGCAAAGTAAGGCCTCGTCTTGTAGCTCACAAGTCGTTTGAACTAAATTTGTTTATTCTAATGGCTTCCTTTTATCTTTAAAGAGAAAGAAGCCAGAAAAGGGAGAGGATGAGTAAGTcaaatcaaacatttatttttttcatacgTTTCTCAAAGCAAACTAatcaaatgttttgtaaatgcagGGAAGCCTCAGATGGAGAAAATCCACCTAAAAAGgtacttttgttttctctgaaGATTCCTCTTTTTGTAAAGCTATGCACaaataacatttgtttccttCAGGGTAAAGGAAGGGGACGTAAGGCGCAAGCTGCAAAGGTGTGACCAGGCAAGGACCTGTAGATGACGTGCTAATTTGATCATGTAGAGACTCAAGCATTGATCATGTTCTCCTATTGCAGATGTGGATGGGAAGCAGCACGTTCCCAGAAGGCCGCTGCTGGACATCTGAGTTGGGAGCTCCAATTTCTCACCGTGGTCCCATTGTAGTTCTGCTGCTTGTCAATAAAACTGTTGGAGGGGAAAGCAAACTGGTCTCGTTTTCTCTAAAACCATTTTGTCTGTAGAAGAAAGTATGACTGGGCTGGCGTAAACCTGTCAGATGCAGCCATCATCTTAATGCAATGGAAGCACCAATTTAAATGAGGCACTGCATTGGTGATTTACCACAGGTAAGAGTTAAGAAAACACTTACTGTGGTAAGAATCActgtaatgcattgcttttagTAGATGTAGTTGGAATATTGCAGGCTGGATACAATTTAGCACTTGGGCCATAATGGATATGACCACATTGAATGACTTCAGTTAAAATAAGTTTGAGCTTTTATAAAACAAGACGTTCAAAATTAGCCCCAATTACTTCCACTTGTACCGGCCTCATTGTAACCTCAAAGAAAATGGTTAAAATTATTCTTTGTGATAAGCAATATTATGCTGCAATTTAGGATGACTGAATCTGGAATGTTTCTTTAGCCCGTTTATGCTTGCCAAGTGCACTAATATGGCGCACACTGTCACTGTGTGTGTAGTTCCTTCAAATTTTGCCCTGGCAATTAAGTACAAACTGTTTTCTTGACTCTGTTCCTAGGCAAATAAGTCTAATGATTTGACTGCAGAAATGAGGTTGGGCTTCATTATTATGGAGAGCCTCTGCTTTGTAAAACGGCTCTATTTCTGTTGTTTTCCTCTGTGAGTGTAATGCTGCTCCTCTCCTTTGAAAGGTCGAAGCAAATACCAATGATTCTGCTCGACGTTTTTATTTACATCTGTAGGAGTTCAACAAATTTGCACTGACTGCTGAGAGGGAAAGCGAGCGCTCGCTGGTCAAAACTCATTTCCCTGACCTGAAGCACCTGCGGGTATCAGCGCGGCTCAAATAAAGGGCATGTTTACACTGAGAATTTTAGGAATTTCATGCGTTAACATCTTTATTTACGTGTACAAACAGTGCTCAAAATAAATCCTCAGTGTATTTGTGCTTCCAGTTAAATGCATTCTGGACAGGGATGATTCTCCACATCTTCATCTACCCTGTCAggagaaaggaaaaaaagagtGACTAAATGATTCATATCCTTTcacaattcaatttaatttcatgttgcttatttttcatttaaaggggtcatacactttttaaaaaaaaaaaaaaaagcctaactTTTTTGTGACTATTTTCCACCTCCTCTATAACCATTTGAAGTTGTGCTTTACATTACATGTGAACATTCACTCTCaggaaaaaaggtacaaaaagcCGTCACTGTTGTGATACCATTTCAAAAGGTAAACCTTTGTACCCTAAAGAGAgcatattggtaccttaaagctacatattagtacctaaaaggaacaaaagtgtaccttttgaaaaggcaCTTCTGTTTCTTACAAGGAGAAGCCTCCAGACCAGGGTTCGCAGagatactataaaataaaaatccaggATTTCAAGGACTTTTTAAGCACTACTTTTCTTTTCACTGACTTCAATCATGGATCTCACTTTGTGCATTCATGGATTGAATGAGCAAACCTGCTGCAAAGTTCCaacctaaatcaaatgatttgagaTCCGCGCTTCGAACTCCTGATCCAAATCAAATAATCTGTGATCGGTGCTTGATCCGATCAAAAGCAAAatattcacaaacccgctccaaagtctTGAacttaatcaaatgatttgagATCCGCGCttcgaagtcctgatctaaatcaaataatttgtgttCGGTGCTACGAAGATCCGATCAAAAGCAAAatattcacaaacctgctccgaagtgctgatctaaaccaaatgatttgcgatccacgctctgaacttctgatctaaagcaaaagattttcAAATCCGTTCTAAAGTcacgatctaaatcaaatgattcacgatctgcGGTACGAAGATctaatctaaagcaaaagattccagaacccactccgaagtcccgaactaaatcaaatgattcgcaatctgGCCTACGAAAATCTgttctaaagcaaaagatttgcgaactcgctccgaagtcccgatctaaattaaatgattcacgatctgcGCTACAAAGAtctgatctaaagcaaaagattggCAAACCCACTCCAAacttccgatctaaatcaaatgatttgcaatccacGCTACAAAGATCCAATCTAAatcgaatgattcgcgatccgcactACGAAGATCCGATCAAAAGCAAAATATTCgcaaacctgctccaaagtctcgaactaaatcaaatgatttgcgatccactCTATAAAGGTCTAATCCAaaacaaaagatttgcgaacctgctccaaactcccgatctaaatcaaattattcatgATCGGCGCTATGAAGATCCGATCTAAAACAAGACTcacaaacccgctccaaagtcccgatttaaatcaaatgattcacgctcccaagttccgatctaaagcaaaagatttgcaaatCTGCTGCGAAGTTCTGATATGAATAATGATTCATGAACATTTCATCATTTCATATTAAGACTGGGAGCATGGATTGTAAACAATTTGACTTAtggcgcgtatcgcgaatcatttgaatcattcaactGGACTCATTCAACTTGCTAAATGTTGTTGCAAGCGATACAAAggtttaactgattcggagttttgaaaagctgtttcacccatcactacgtgctttttgaaaacattacaaGTGATGTTGAAATTAGAAAATGATTGGCTCTTTttatttgatctggtttttgctagtgagtcgcttgaaatgaatgatcgaagtcacgagtttgaatcggAGCAGTTTCAGCGtaaaatgactcaattgattcggttcatctgttcctcgtttcgcatcttcagccatgtttacacgacactgtcagtactactacttgctTAGCTCGATAGTTTTCTgacatgaactgaaataaacaaaaagtgtttttgaatTTAGTGTAATTTGCTTAAAAAGATGTGCTTATTggcaaaattaaacacttatttcacaGATACATtatctttcaataattcaagcacttttcaagtacctcttcaggaatattttTCAGggattaaatttcaaaaagtcaaatttaagtactttaagcaccttgtacgaaccctgctCCAAACACAACAGAAAATGCAATTTCTTCTAAACAGCAAACTGATGTTTGTGATGTGCAACCTGTGGGTGatcaaataataatgtttctgaGATCACAAATCCCAGGTTTCTGCCAATACAGATCCACGGATTTCAGAATATCCCTGGATTTGGACTCTGGAAGAGGTTTTGAGCTCTCTAAGTTAAAGTGTATTTCAGTAGAAACTCAAAAGATCAAGGAAAATTAGGTTCCTCATGATATGACCCCCTTAAATGTAAAGCAGGCCACTGCAGTTTTAAGCTTAACCTCGTTCAGCTTTCTAGTCGACTTCTGCTTTTTTGAGGTACTTCTTCATCACAGAGTTGACGTCCTCACTGCCCTCAGCTTCCAGCCTCTCTCCTTGAGGCCCACGACGCTTCTGAGATCCGCCAGAACTTGAAGAATCTGAATCGGACTCTCTACGCGACGCTCTGGATGGCGGTAACTCCCCAAAGTGCACGCTGAGGGCTCGTCTCTGGCCTGTTCTGGAGCTGCTTGACGCTAGGCTGCTGGTGGACTGTGCTCGTCGGATAGCTGGGAGAATGTCCGAGCTGGTCTCCCCTGCATCGGCCCTCTCCTTGTCCTGATTCCCGAGGAGTCTGCGATTCTGGAACACAAGTGGTTCCGATCCCAATTGCGACTCTCCGGTTTCCGTCACCAGGCCGCCGAGTAATCGACGCCGCATTGGCTGATACCCAAGTGGAGGCATGACTTTCGAGCTGGGCTCCTCTTCACCTTCCTCAGGGATGGCCAGGTTGGACAAGTGGCGGCGGGAACTTGCAGTGGAGGTCACGGATGCGAGGGAGTCGCAGGAGCTGAAGCGGTTCATCTTTCCTGTGGTGGCTGTGGTGGTGGAAGATGTTGGGCCTGCCTCGGATAGCGAGCGGAGGCTGGAGGCACGGGGCAGGTGCGGACTGGGAGGTTTCAGTATGCCAGGTCGAGGCAGGTCCTCCAGACCCTCCTCTTCTTCTAAAGACAGCGCTGAGGGTCTGCGGCGTAGCGTGGAGGCCCCAGTCGTCTGATAGATGGGAAGGGACACTGCGCTGCCCTCGCCGGCCTCCGAGCCTCTGTCCCACCCAGCGCGCTTCTTCCTCAGACCTTCCAAGAGCTCAGATAGGGCAGTGGATGATGATGCTCTGCCAAGACCACTTTCTTTGACGTCTTCGTCTAAGTCTTGCGTGCAAGATCTTTGATAGGGAATAAAAGACAGACAATAACAATGAATATTAAGTTAAAGGATGCGTCTTATCATCATTTAGTCACCCAAATGACGTTTCAATCCCATATGGCTTCCATGGAGCACAAAATGAGAGATTTTGAAGTACTCGACAAGACATGACTAATCATCTTCGATGTCAATCCTCACATAGTCTCAGTGTCAGATGTCATGGTCACACTCCGTTTGCTTAATGTCTGATGCATATGGCACGATAAAATAGAAACACTTTGTGACAGATTCTACCAGTTTTTCGAGAATCTGCAGTCTTTTAATGGAAATAAAGCAGCGTTCATGGAGATTGTGGCACTTCACATAAGCAACTAGATGCTGGATTTCAAAACGTGAGTGAAGGTGTAATGCAatgtttagttgtttttttgtttctaatgCAGAttgggttacactttattttgatagtttgatttagacattctactaactacaACTACAACAACTGTAACTTACAGTTGAAACTTTGATGTCACATGTACTATTTTAACAAGTCCTTACTACCTCTCTGAGCCTTGAATGTGTTAGTACCggtgctgtctatgcagggtcagaaagcacttggattttatcaaaaatgtcttaatttgtcttcccaagatgaacaaaggtcttactggtttgtaatgacatgacaGTGagaaattaataacagaatttacatttttgggtgaactataacATATCTAACATGTTATATCTTCATTGAATGACGTAtgtcagggtaaatttaaattattttgtcttctggaaaacatgtaagtaccttctgtagcctctgaaggcagtactaaattaaaaagtatgatatttaggcaaaataagaaaaatgtacacatcttcattctgttcaaaagttttcaccctcttaatgcattgtttttccttctggagccgtgagtgagtgtttgaatcttctgtaatagtcgcatatgagtccctcagttgtcctcagtgtgaaaagatgaatctcaaaatcatatagtcataaTCATatagttcaaatacacaaaaatgctggaaaaccaaagaattggtgggacctgaaggatttttctgaagaacagcagacagtttaagtGTACAGGACAAACAacggattcatgaacaactatcactaaacaaaaaacacagcttttaacacagttttaaaaatcaaggggatgtaaatttttgaacggggtaatttttataaattcaactattattttcttttgtggactatgcaaacatcttttatgtgaaatatcttgttcaggtcaatactaaataaacaataacgtGTTTTTtattatccctcttattttggtaaaataattaacatttttaatgattctgaaagggtgatgtaaacttttgacctcaactgtattactcatcaaaaattaagttttgatgtttacggtaggaaatttacaaaatatcttcatggagcatgatctatacttaatatcctaatttttggcttaaaagaaaaatcgatcattttgaccatacaatgtattattagctattgctacaaacatacccgtgctacttacgactaaTTATTCTCATGctacttttattgttttttttttaagtttaacagtTTAAACTAACTTTCATTGCACAGAAAAAAGAATACTTTAACATTTCTCCTGTTGTGTTTCCCAGGACTAGAGCCATGTTTGCTAAAACAGCTACTTACCTAATCTGGCCTGGTAGTGTTACCTTTGAAGCACACTCATGCTTATTGATTATCAGATTTTTCTTGTTATGTTACCTGAAACTGTAGGTGCTCATGGTGTCAGTAACAGATTGGCGGCCAGAGCTGCTTCCTGCGTAAGGAGAAGTTCTGCCGCCTCTGCCTCCCCGCGGTACACCTGCCCACTGACGTATCCCTTCGCCAACGTCTTCAGTGCCCACACTGGATCCGACGCTAGACATGGTGTCGCTGAAATTCAAACCCCACGTCAGTGTGAAAATCATGCTTTCATTGGAAAGATTAACAGTTGTGCAACATGCTTTTACAGCGCAGGCAATCAAATCAGTATAAGCAATGCATACATGACCTACATGAATATGATCATGCACATGGCTCAAGAGGAGATCTCTCATGATGGGTGCTGTAATGCCACACACGGGGGTGATATTAACTCTGATATCCTCATTACTACCCAGCAGACCATGTGTGTTCAGTGAACTGTGAGTTCATTAGTCTTGAGAGCGCTGTCATTATCAAGGCTCGTAGGGGCACAACGCACTGATCCACAGCCTGTTTACAGACTGACTAAATCTGTTTGCTCGAGATCCCAAAACATAAGCTCCGTTCCAAGAGCTGGTGTGCTGCCTTGCTGCTAATTGCCTAAAGAGGCAGATATCTTCTAATGGAGCatcctacactcttaaaaataaggaTTCTAAAAGGATTTTGTATGCAGTTGAACCACCATTTTGGGTTCAATCTTTCAGTGATCAATTCTTAAAGGTCCattgaagtgctttgaaacacacagcgttattctatgtgttgacgtaatttaaaaaaaaaaaggaagacagGGCAGGATATATCCAGCAGTCCCGTCCCCTTTTTAAATAGCCTATGGGGTTTTGTTTATAGCGTTTCGTGTGGCTGGGTAAAGCCACATTTGATagtgtacactcttaaaaataaaggttctttattggcatcaatggttccataaagaaccttgaacatccatggaacctttcaaatgcagaaaaggttctttatagtgaaatttcaattttaaaaatgttctgaaaaatggttcttttaagaactgttcactaaaaggttctttgggggaccaaaaatgtttcttctatggcatcatcgCAAAAACACCCCtttagagcttttatttttaagagtgtatgacagccacaatctcatccatattgcattatctgtatataaaatagcattctgtgtagaattcaaacatgtttgataagttTTGTGGTCTGCGACGAGTTGTGCCTATAATCACTCCATGCTATTGTGTTCCTGGACCGGAGCAGACTGAGCGAAACCAGACTTCATTTGACTTAATGGAAAGCATACAGTATTTACACTCTGAATTGCTCCCTATCCCCTATGTAGTGCACTACGTGCCATTCACTGTACAGAAGATACAAATTCTTTGAATAAGTGATTGATTTCAGCTGCAGCTTcagcgtctatttatagtgtagggggcgggacacttcggattctagagagtatttgattggacagaacgTTTTGATGAGCAGCTGAAGTGCAGGGGTGATGTGATCAAAACTGTTGATCCATATTTGTGGATGTTAGAGACTGTAAGtgttgaatgcttatatcttcgaaatgcaaattttgtcattgttttggagcacactagcttacagataaccttaaggctaactTATTCATACTAAATGccaaaaaactttcattttgatgTCATGGGGACTATAAAcaaccatttttttcttagtgtgaagactattttaataatctgaagaaGCTTTTTCCAACAAAGAACCTTTAATTTTAAGAGCACAGCCATGAATCCTCATTAAGTGATTGATTTGGAACGCTCTGCATAGGcatacatttacatctgcatttatgcatttggcagacacttttattTAAGAGACTGACATTGGATTCAAGTTATACATTTAATCAAGTTTATTCATTCCTttggaatcaaacccatgaccttggtgttgcttGCACCTTGCTCCACTGTCTGAACTACACAGAACTAAGAGAAGCTTAgtgaatggcttgatttgaaaaaggtaatatttttacacattaattaaaaaccactgcatggacttTAGAtttgtagatttgtacatacactgccaacacacattaatgttcaaacaacaagtaaaagtgaacttcatccgatgacccctttaaacttttattttgacgtaaAACTCCAGCTTACAAAAACacgtctcactacaaatctagtgaaatgctgtaatcatctgccgtgaaaataaagcataactagCAGCCGTTGCATTCCCAAATGTGTGCTAAACTTACAGCACATGCACTGTAAACCCTAATGCTGTCTTTACTTATACAATCAAGTAATGTTGactaaacattacttaaaattttgcattttggacctatcacttaaaaatatgagttcatttaacttatttaccatcaaaatgcataaacttaagATTTCAAGTGTTGTGAGCTCAAAATCATGATTAATGGTCATTTTCACAACTGTAGTCTTCTTGATTGTA includes:
- the npm2b gene encoding nucleoplasmin-2b isoform X1, which gives rise to MSKTEKPLSTLWGCELNESNKEESFKTDDTNHQHQLALRTMCLGHTAKDEFNIVELVTGEGNSSAKAVPIATLHAKSMPTVNLSGLDLHPPVTFRLKHGSGPVYVGAEHVALEEYSDDEEMDEEMDEEVEEEEEDIEESPVKKVTKNGAGKRKKPEKGEDEEASDGENPPKKGKGRGRKAQAAKMWMGSSTFPEGRCWTSELGAPISHRGPIVVLLLVNKTVGGESKLVSFSLKPFCL
- the npm2b gene encoding nucleoplasmin-2b isoform X2: MSKTEKPLSTLWGCELNESNKEESFKTDDTNHQHQLALRTMCLGHTAKDEFNIVELVTGEGNSSAKAVPIATLHAKSMPTVNLSGLDLHPPVTFRLKHGSGPVYVGAEHVALEEYSDDEEMDEEMDEEVEEEEEDIEESPVKKVTKNGAGKRKKPEKGEDEEASDGENPPKKGKGRGRKAQAAKV